The sequence CCATGACCGCGTGGACGTTCGTGCCGCGGACGGCGGCCGCCAACGCGGCGATGACGTCGCCGTCGCCGATGAGCTTCACGCGCGCGCCGGCGTCGCGCACCTCGCGCACGAGCCCTTCGTGGCGGGGGCGGTCGAGCACGACGATCGTCAGGTCGGCCACGGCGCGGCGAAGGCTCGCGGCGATCGCCTGCAGGTTGGCCGCCACCGGCCACGTCAGGTCGACGGCGCCGGCGGCGGGCGGCCCCACGATCAGTTTCTCCATGTAGACGTCGGGGGCGTGCAGCAGCCCCCCGCGTTCCGCGAGGGCGATGACGGCGACGGAGCCGTTCACCATGCGGGCGGTGATGCCGGTCCCCTCGACCGGATCGACCGCGATGTCGACCGGCCAGGCGTCGTCGCCGGCGAGGCCGACCTCCTCCCCGATGTACAGCATGGGGGCGTCGTCGCGCTCCCCTTCGCCGATCACGATGCGCCCGTCGATGGCGAGCTCCCCGAGGATGCGGCGCATCGTTTCGGTGCCGGCGCGATCGACGAGGTCCTCGTCACCCATGCCCGCCACGCGACTGGCGGCGATCGCCGCCTGCTCCGTCACGCGGACGGTATCGAGCACGAGGGCGCGTTCGAGGGCGGTCGGGTCGTGCCCGCCCGGCGCTGCGGAGGTCATGCGTGCGGCTCGGGGGGCGCCCCGTCGTCCGGCGCGTCGTCGGTCTTCGGCGCGCTCGCCCCTTCGTGCCGGGCGAGCAGGACGCGGGCGACGTCGTCCAGCCCGAGGCCCCGTTCGCGCAGGAGCACCGTGAGGTGGAACAGCAGGTCGGCGGCCTCCTCGCGAAGGCCGTCGTCGTCGTGCTCGAGGGCGGCGACGACGCTCTCGCCGGCCTCCTCGACGACCTTCTGCGCGACGTACCCGGGACCGCGCTCGTGGAGCTGCGTGACGTACGACCCCTCGGGAAGCGTCGTGAGGCGGGCGTCGACGACGCGCTGCAGGACGCCGAAGGCGTCGGCGGGCACCGTCGACCCGGTGGCGGCGTCGTGCGCGAGGGGGCGATGGAAACAACTGCGCGCCCCCGTGTGGCAGGCGGGACCGGCGGGCTCCACCTGGTACCTCACCGCGTCCCCGTCGCAATCGAGGGTGACGGTCCGGACCCGCTGGAGGTGCCCGCTGGTGGCGCCCTTGCGCCACAGTTCGCCGCGCGAGCGGCTGTGGTAGTGCGCCTCGCCGGTCGCGAGCGTCGCCTCGAGCGCCTCGCGGTCGGCGTGCGCCAGCATCAGGATCTCGCCGCTCGCGGCGTCCTGCGTGACGACCGTGACGAGCCCGTCCGCACCGAAGGCGACGTCGTCGAGCGTTAGGGTGGAGGCGTCGTCCATGGCGCGAGTCTACCCGTGCGGTCCGGCGGCCCGACCGACGCCGGCCGCGAGCGCCGCGCCGCTCACGCGTCCTCCAGCGTCGCGAGGGCCGCCGCGAGGTCGCGGACGAGGTCGTCCGCCGCCTCGATGCCCACCGAGACGCGCAACAGATCCTCGGGCGTGGGGGT comes from Trueperaceae bacterium and encodes:
- the glpX gene encoding class II fructose-bisphosphatase; translated protein: MTSAAPGGHDPTALERALVLDTVRVTEQAAIAASRVAGMGDEDLVDRAGTETMRRILGELAIDGRIVIGEGERDDAPMLYIGEEVGLAGDDAWPVDIAVDPVEGTGITARMVNGSVAVIALAERGGLLHAPDVYMEKLIVGPPAAGAVDLTWPVAANLQAIAASLRRAVADLTIVVLDRPRHEGLVREVRDAGARVKLIGDGDVIAALAAAVRGTNVHAVMGTGGAPEGVLAAAALRSIGGEILGRFAPRDDAERGRLAQAGVDAARVYRTEDLAPGSQMVFAATGITDGDLLRGVKFFGGGARTHTISMGLRSRVLRFSDAVHLLDDGARVTIQV
- the hisIE gene encoding bifunctional phosphoribosyl-AMP cyclohydrolase/phosphoribosyl-ATP diphosphatase HisIE — encoded protein: MDDASTLTLDDVAFGADGLVTVVTQDAASGEILMLAHADREALEATLATGEAHYHSRSRGELWRKGATSGHLQRVRTVTLDCDGDAVRYQVEPAGPACHTGARSCFHRPLAHDAATGSTVPADAFGVLQRVVDARLTTLPEGSYVTQLHERGPGYVAQKVVEEAGESVVAALEHDDDGLREEAADLLFHLTVLLRERGLGLDDVARVLLARHEGASAPKTDDAPDDGAPPEPHA